The genomic stretch GATACCTGATGGATATCATCCACTGCTTGGGGTGTTGCCTACCCTGTAGAATACAAAGTGAGTTCTTGGTGTAACATCAAATTGCTTGGGGCACGGCCTCTAGAGGGTGTATCGATCTGAAATTTTGCAGAAATagtttccaagaaaatttttattacactAGGGCAATTTTGCAATCTTTGTATGTATGCAAAATTTGAACACTTTTTTTTTTGGACCACCTAAATGCAGTATGGCACAATATTTGCTGGTCAGTGGTCTCATGGTGCCAGAACACCGtttcggcactggttaacaaaagacctagcattcaaataacacttttatcaattttgttgcctaaaaatttctaattaatgcattcataaccaaagcaaaaaatttagtaagaaattttaaataatgacttgtaataaaaaacagtaatatttcagttccaaagaaagttaaggaaagtgtgttccagcactgctaattatGCCACGATGTCACTGGTGATGGTGATTTCACAACCAGTAGGAATTTGCTCGGATTCTCCTCATCCAGTATACAAGGCAGTTTTGCTCATGTGTGTCCTATTTAAACAGTGTGCTGTGTTCAGAATTGTGGTAACCCTATCTAAAGTTCCAGAGGAGATGAAATGTTGATTTTGACTACTGAGTGACAGCACTTGTTACACCTCACTTTTTTTCACACAAAACGTTTTTATGGGGCTAGTTGCATGTTCTGTGGATCAGTATGGTCTCTATAGTATTCACAGCCATGTATGTTGgatatttccattgaaaaactGATGAGAAATCAGTTTTCTATCAGAATTgtaaagaaaaaaagtgtaaaattttatgtttttccggcgcatagattgatgaaaaatttctcaggtGTCCCTCTGGGTGTgttattgggttaattctcccaacatTTCAACAGCTAAGTCTgctatcgtcttcaggggtttactctttatAGATAGCCTGTAAAGAGTAAACCCAAGAAAACGATGGCAGACCTAGCTGTTGAAACATTGGGAGAATTAACCGAATACCACAACTGGTGGGAAAcccaagaaatttttcattgaaaaaaagtgTGTTAGGTGACTTTATGAATCACTCCCACCACTACTCTCATAACTGAAGGGTTACCTTCAAATGGGGTAACTTAGGCTCTTCCTAAGTAACTTTGGCCCTGAGACAAAAAGATTCATAGCTCTATATTGTACCATTTGCATTGAATTATCGGCTTAGTTCTTGCATCAGTCGACAGGTAGCATCACTGGCTTCCCTCCTTGATCAAGAGGTCCATTTTGGGACctgaataaaataaacttacaggttaaaaattaaggaatacTGGAAAACAGTACACTAAGAGATATATTGGTTGGTGTATCTTTGCACCAAATCATGGTTTAGAACTAGATTTGTATGTTTCCACGTGATTGGGTCAAAGTTACCCCAAATCAAGGTAACTTGGAtccaaatttttgaagaaaaataatcctGGTTGTTAAAATAGTTAGAGGTTCAGAAACAGCCTTAAATTGAAGGTACATGGTCTGTTAACACTTTCACAACAGGGCCACATTTTAGAAAATGATACTTTCCCTCAAGgatgacataaaatattttttgtattgccAGTGGGAGCTTTCACTTCCCTAGGATTTTCTCAGTTTCCCATTTCCCTAATTTGAGTTGTGGCCCACTGGGGTTTCGAGCCTTTCCCCAGGCACTTTCACTGGGTCGAGATATCCCTCACCATTTCCCACTTGAGGACCCTTTAACTGCATGCTGTCGTGGTCAACTATTTCTTAATACAAGTATTTTGCTAAAAACAATGTTGCTGCTGCAGCAAtattgattttaaagaaaataaagtcATTAAGTATTTGCAGTGCCTTTACCACTTTTAAGCAAAATTCTACCATTGATATTAAGCTCTCTACAACAATTTGTTATGAGATTCCTTTAATGCTAACTAcgttaaaaataatggaagagCTCCGTTTAAAATCTATAGTCACAGAGCTAAACATAAGGAATGTACTTATAATGCTCACTTTTCCAATTTCACAATGAGTTCTAAGTTAGTTATTCCATTGCACCAACCAGCAATTGACCGCAGACCCTTGATATGGGTAAGACATGCACTGTGACAAAAGGTCAAGGATAATCCTCTCCTGCAGGCCAAGGAAGGATACCTAAGGAATCCTGAGAAGAGGTCCTTTATAACAAATACCTTTTAGGTCTGCTTGAGGCTAGCTTAGCAGTAATGCCTTTTTTACATGTAGTTCATTCGCTTGGGTAGAAAATTTTACGCCATGTTAAAACTTCGTTTGTAGTGAAagcattaataattatgtataaccACTTTATATGCattgttcattaattttaaaattagataagtTCATTTGTTTACAAGAAATCATGCTCGATGGTGGTGGGGTACAGTCTTCGCCTGCCACACTGAAGGTCAGgggttcaagtcccacctgggcctcctaaccagggcatggttgtttacGATTGTCCTACGTTAATTGTTGTAAACCCTCTGATGTAAAGAACAAATAGAGCTGTTTTTggggcaatggaaataaataaatttaaaaaatttgggccAATGCTGCCCCAGTTGACTGTATACATAAAAACTTGAAGTGATTGTTCACCACCAGAGAATGGGATCTAATGAGGTTTTAGTGTATTACTTCAATTCTCTAGATATGTTAATGGCTTCAGAAAAAATGTGTGCATACTTTTTATGGTTTTAGCACAAACTTTTAACCACATTTCATTAGTGCGGGTTCAATtatttgtaatataaaaataagattaTGTACTTATTCATGATGATTTCAAAACTCTGTATCCCTCCCAGCATAGACAGATTTAGGGGAAggggcagtggcatagccagtgGGGGTGtctggaccccccaaaatataaaaacacaattattttccttcataaaaaaagcaaattcatgaattgaatattgaaaaatcatgaatttacaaaatatttctttaacaaatgaagttttttcaattatgaaaagtgttaaaattagtttgaaaccctctacttggtaccctgttttttttaaattttcctccctggttttggacccccaacCCTGAATAAAATTCCTGGTGACACCACTGGGGAGGAGGCACATGTATCTACATCAATAATGATTCCACAACCAAGACTACGTGATGAATAGACTAGACTTTTTCTTCCCTAGGTTATCCTGGTTATTTCCTATGGTAACTACGGTATCTGTTCCACTTCCTCATGGAGGCTAGTCAGAACACACATCTGGGCCACCGCTAAGTTAATATGGTCAGTCTCAAATTCACACTGCAGGATACTGTcgccagggccggatttaccatAAGGCAAAATGGGCACGTGCCTAGAGGCATCGCAGTACAAGGGGGGCCTTCagttacctcatgcgagtggctacaCTTTATCATAAAAATCAGGGAGGGGGTGGGGCTCAAGTGAGGGACGGCGCTCAGTAGAGGTGCCTAAAGTGCAACTTTGCgtaaatccggccctgactgTCGCTTACCTACAGACATGTTATTCTGGTTCTTACTCCCATTAATAATAGAGCTACCACTCACTGACTAGCATCTTCCCTAGTCCTCCATCTAAATCCACAAAGctcaaacatatttattgccatattagcaatgataaaacttcgtgacttccacaatttctttaaaaaattacaactgGTTTCATCTATCAAGCCATTATAAAGTACATAAACACAATGACTTTATTGCCCCTATCCTAATTTTCCtgtcaaatattttctattttaccaACCCACATCCTTCTTATAAAATTCCatatttatcactttttccaAATTCAATCTCCTTCCTTATATTCCCTCCATTCCTAGATGCAGATaagtttccaaaataaatttacatgATAGAGATCTCAAGAGCCTTACCTCCCTCATTACCATGGGAAGTGGGACTCGAAATACTAGGGAAAAGTTCAAGTGTGTAGGTGTTCCCCTCGAAATGAACCGCCCCTAAAATTTACCCCCTCCCATTTAACCATCCCTCAAAATTTTTGTGGCTTCGGCTTCGCTCTGAGTCTTTAAATACAACCATGCTTCTAGAAGACACATCAAACCTGCTCGATTCATCTTCTTTTCTGACAcattaatcttttaaaaattaagcgATAAACTTCtggttttcaaaatgaatagatTACACCCTTGTCAGAACTTGCCTATATCtcaatttggaaattttactACAGTTTTTGACTAATTTGTAAACATTTAATGTTTCAAATAGTGGTCAATGTTGACAAGGGTCATGTCTATGCAATCCGAAAATTCAAGAAGAAAGCTAAAGCTTTCagcaatattttaggaaaaaaagacaaaatatgattGGTTGAGTAGGATTGATGAGTATCTGAGGCTTATATCATTTAGTGCCATTTCTATGGAGGATGTATGAGTATAGTTTTCCCATGCCCTTTCCAGTAgtgaattttacattaaatatcacATTATGCAACAACCCTTTCACCTATCTGGCATTGGTGAGCTTACCAGGAGTAATTAAGAGTAATGGTCAATCATGACAAAGTGTTCTTGCACATCAAACACTCTGCAGTGAAAAAATTGTCTCTTTTTATCCACCTGATGATTTTTTCCGCGTTCTCTTCTTTCCAGGAAAATCCTTAGCTATCTCCTGCCATAACtttttcattcactcactcaatgaCTCGACCAGTAGGCTATTTAGGATacatgagggtagagctcactccaacATAAACCATGGGCATGTtagtttcacacattcagggtaagggaTCCAGTTATTTTCCCTGTGCCACCTCGAACTTAAAGGAATAGCTGTAAGGCGGTGTCTAATGATTTTATTCACAACCCTAAGGTCAGCAGCTATACTTTCTATTTGAGAACTAGACTGTCATGCTCCAATTTTTCCATCAGTCGTTTCGGAAACCTAGTTGGTTCCCTTAACCTCAGTAACAACAATTACCTAGTGGGAAATCCAAGTATGTAGTCTTCCCAGATGCTGTATGCTAGGAAAACACAAGAGAATACTTCATAAAAGTCGTGCCATTTCTGGTTCTTTCAACGCAAAGAACTAGATAAAGCTAACATTAGGAAACCATAAGGTGATAATACAACAATTATGGTGATTTTCACAAACACTAAGAGGTCAATATTAATCACCAGAGTAAATATGCACGTCAAACTAATACACTGCATAAATACTCTTGGGCGACATATTTGTAACCACCCTTTTTATTGTAGCAAGTCTTTGCACTTCAGTATAATACCTCACCTTATAAAAGTAACTAAAATTACGttgtagcatagagtaagtatatatatataaaaatatacttactctatggttatagCCATTTTTTTTAAGAGGCCGAACAATTTGCATACActcatttgaatttcaaatgacaATATGCTCAACTCCAAACACCTAATAGCATTTTATGCAAGGTAATTGTGcaaacaaaatgagaaaaaatgctaacaaataggaaaaaatatttttattaaatataaaacagTATACACAGAAGCAACTAAACTAAAAATCCAGTTAGGTTGAATTTCCTTCTAGAGGCACATCTTTCAAAAGATTTTTGTGAGAAATACGAGCTAACTTTAGATTTTGAATAAAACGGAGTTCTCCATTCCACTCAACTAATTTCTTCATTCCCTCAGAATCCATCATGCTTGGAACTTctacaaagtgaaaaaaatcaaaacaatatcAGGATAATTTTTCCAATATCAAACAGAGCACATGAGTGAATTTCAGAATATGGTTTCTTCATGATAGTGAGAACGATAACGCCATGTATAACATGCAATAATGAATTGCTAAGTACCTATATattacaaaatttgtttttattgtgGTTACAGCCAAGCATTGGCGTAGCCACAGGGGGTTTCCCAGTTACaacccccccttgagcctttaaaagaggcaccAAAAATGAGTAAGGTGGCCTCaaaaagaaaaaacaactttgtaTTAATAAATACtcatacaaaattactgtttttgaatcctaaaaatagcattttcaacatcaaaaatttcCGGACATCCCTTTGCCGtagggtgttttccatacaccccagaGGGGCCCCAAAATCTCTGGTAAACCCCCCTCCAATATCAAAATCCTGGCTATTCCATacataaattaaaggaaaattacagaGTTGTATAAAAGGGCAAATGATGTTCCATGTATGCAAAACTTATACATTATTGAGAGAAGTGTGAAacgagttagaagctggagtgaaagtgggagaaatgatgtttcaatcggtaaggttcgcggatgatcaggtgcTGATTAGGCAGTCAGCGAAGGGACTGCAGGCTGTAATGGATGTATTAGAcaagcggtgcgaggagtatgggatgaggattaatcacaagaagactttGGTAATGccgttttgtaaagcatcgcgagctaagaatgtgagactcaagataaaagtaggtggggaaaaacttgagcaggtagagcaattcaactatatggccagcacattagaggaaaacggacacagtagcaaggacatcaggaagcgaattgcactagcaaaggagttcatgaacaggaaggagcttctgagaggatcgttatgtaagactataaagaaaaggttagtgaagtgtttgatctggagtgtagctctcgatggtgtggaaacgtggacactgagtaaagaagacgagagaagattggaggcattcaagatgtgggtatggagaataatggagaaggtgaaatggacagaaaggaaaaggaacgacgaagggcTGGATATGGTTGGCTGAGGAGtggcagcatttagatgagatacagaggagacagaaggtatggatgggaggagtgcTTTgcgggagggaatgttgaaaatggtgttagagggtagattgaaagggaggcttccagatcacttctttagtactccatggaaacctaccttaatcggtagaatactataataataatacctaaTTCAAAAAAATACGGACGACATAAAGATAAGGAATATGTTTAGGATACATTCACAATTCATTTTTtgaggcaaataaataaattggcatAGCAAAGAGACAGCAGTGGataaaccaataaaaaatttatgaattaaataagaTATGAAAGTGTCCAAAGACTGGAACTTTTGAATGccaaatttgattgaaaaaaatatacatatatcaaaaaCCATTTTCGAAGATATAATTTCTGCAACATGAATTAACATTTCTATAGAGCCAACAAGACTGTGGAATAAGTCTCATATGTACAATATTTTCCATATAGTGGAGACAAAGAGCTAACAGAAGAGATCATAGTTAGACCCCCTCCTACCTGTGAGTATTTGTTGATTCAGACAAAAAGGTGAGATTATATTGCTATTTGGAGCACTGAGTTGAGTTATTTTCACATTTGTTGGCttagagaataattttcagataCAGTGGTGGGTCCAGGAGGGGGACAAGGGGAGATTAGGTGGGGGGCCAGTGGAATAACCTCCCTGCAGTAGTGgaggtccaaacaaaattaccattttatcgaGTGTTAATTGAATACCCAATTGGTGCTGTAGACCCCCTTACCCCCCTCTGGATTGACACTGTTCAGGTACACATATgacaaatataatataattaccaCACCTTAAATGGTTTTCCTCTCTTGGGTGGGAGTATCCACAAGCTTCATGAGTAACACAAAAGAAaaggtggaaataaatttgagGAACATTTATTTAACCtaatcatttaaataaatggGAAAGTGTCAAAAAACAGAGGAATGCCACAGTGCACACattggttctttaaaaaaaatcaagacatttaaaggtttaaaaaaatataaccattgaaatattttccaaactttCAAGGGAGGAAAAAAACGGCTACATTACTCTGTCAACCATAACTTTGGGAACTGAGAGGTTCTTCCCGAACATGGTATCGGACGCTCTATATGCCACTGACAGAGGTGAATACCTTCATGGCAATGGCTAGGCTTCTTTAATCATATCTAACGTCCAAGCTTGCATCACTAATCCCCATGCATTAAATGACTaatttgaaaacaataccttTAACTTATAAGAATCACGGAACTCATCCACAGAAACTAGTGGCTAAGTATATAGACTATGCAACTAATATTATGAGCATAGCTTACCAATTCCACAGGTCATAaattcctctctttctctttcgaTAGTGTGATTGATAACATCTTGCCTACTAGCATGCTGCCTCTGTCTATGTCCTCCCATTGACTGTTTAGCTGAAATGACTTCCAGCTCATCATCAAAACGATGAAGGTACCTTCAAAAATTATAcgggaataaaatattaatacaaaacaCTGATAAAGGTGAGGTGTACTACAGACTTGTTACTTGCCATCAACTAAATTCCATAGTGTGAATGAATAGAGTTTAAAGGATCAAATTTCGTTAAATGGATTACCTTCAGATAAACCCATGACTTAATAATAACACAAGAAACTTATTCGCGCATAAATGACAAATTTTGGAagctataataatatttttttagcattcccATTGCTCCAGCGATCCAACAGTAATGAACTTATTCTACTAATGAAAGCAATCACAAAGAGACTGAGAAATGGACGATTCAAATAATACACTGCaattccttctaatgatttttgtttttgaattggtACTCCTTTCTCCAGAAACAGATGAAAAACTGTGGCCAGCTCAGCAccataaaaattgcatttgtacGCAGATGCCACGTTTACTTCCTATCTTTAAAATATGCCACAGAAAATCTTCAACCAACAATTCTACCAGTTCTCAAATGGCATGCACCTGCTTAACGTTACTGCTTATGTAAAAAGCGACACTTAACGTACTTCTCGATAATATCCATTGTAGCTTGTGGTGTAAGTTTCTCCTGTGAAGGCAAATTATCTCGGAACCAAAGGATCTTCTCTCCGAGAACATTCTGTCTCATTTCATGATTATGCTTCGACTTTTTCCTGTTACTTatcctataaaataaaatagatggaGAGTATATCACGTAATTACAACACGTAAATAAATTCATCCTCATCCCACTCGGGAATTAACAGCAAATAATACTATCAGACATTTAACCGTTAAACTTACTTTTTTAGAGTTTTCACTAATGACTTAGTCTTCCGGCTATTCGGATGAACTAGCTTCTGGCCTTGAATATTCTTCTTACCCTGTTTAATTTTAAGCATAAATTAGTATAACATTTCAAATGAAGGACCTACTATTGCTAATAAGAAATACCATACTGTCACAATTTTCGGTCTCGTGGAACAACACACTAACCATTTCGCTTAAGGACAAGACTGCAGATTAACAACACGTATTATATTATTTCTCTATTCTGTCAAAGATTATGTCTCTATcctataaaagataaaataattcttctctCCTTGATGACCTTCCTCACGCACATGGTTTTGTTTACGTTTCGCGGTGTTGACTGCCTTCTTTTTCTATAAACAAATGAACAACTTAATTTATGTTTGAAGCGGGAATTGAATTGTAATTGAATTTGGTTAAATCGATGAAGTGTTTGAGTTCTTTCATACCGGCGTATCATCCCATAATGAAcaggtatgaaaataaattaatcaatctGTGTCATATGCAGATTAACAAAGCGTATTACATTATTTCTGTAttctattaatgataaaataattcttcaatCCTTGATAACCTTCCTCACGCACATGGTTTTGTTTACGTCAAGAAAGTTCCTCTATCCTCTTTTTTCCATGCATGTCAAGTAAATTGAAGAGTTtgttttttctacttttcaaaaaattataagacCTCAACGACCTCAAGCTCTctcttgtttatttatttgttgacagaaaatcctttttttacaGCAGTATACTAATTGTATGTGTACTTCATGTTTTTGCTATGGATGCATAAGTTCTGAAAATTCTTGGTGGAAAGCATGGGTTGGCGGATATTCATATCTTTAACTTTTCTATGAAATGAGAGTGAGCATGGTGTCTTAGTAGTTGtaaaatttttacaccaattttttattttggaaccAACCTCTTACACCTggtcaaaaaaaaattcttgtaaaAAGCTGTTTCTAACGAATAAGTTTTTTCTGTGGTAACATCTTGTTTACAAATACCATTTCGATAgtatctccactgcacaaacgttcaacaatcgcccaccgaattaaatccgctcatctaggagcccaactaTTTGAATgggctcagctggcagtagctgAAGCACAAATGCTCACCTccaaagcttggagaattggaggtgagcaaTTGTGCTTCGGCAGCGAAACGCCCAAGAGACAGCTAAAGCAGCGAGGAACTGTAGCATTTAAAACAGTGATATCAACTTGGAATTGTGCTTcagctactgccagctgagcgcaatCGTATTGTCAAGCTCCTAGATGAGCAGTTTTGATTCAGTGGACGAATGTTGAGCGtctgtgcagtggaggtatcaattttttaagggaaaatataAATGGGAACAATGGAATTCTTATCTAATCTCTTgctcttttgataaaatttatttaaaaatcaatgagaTGCTTGAAATTTGAACAGCAATCACATTTGATCACAATTCATGCTCGATTACATAAAGATTCCTTGCGCCTTAGTTGAATACGGAAATTAATGAATTCTTATCCATCTCTTTTACAATTGTATAGGTCTCAATGATTTGaatcatttcatatttctctTTGCTTTATTGTCTTAGTTGTATGATATTTAGAGGTGTTGTAATGGAAAAGGTCATTGACATACATGAGGATTGAATGAtatgttttaagaaaattaatcatgtatgtaatttgaaattaatccTATTTTTGCTGTGTGGTCTTCCTTCAGTGAAAGCTTTAATACATGGCATAAAATACAGCTAGCTGTTGTATTTTATGATTCACTTCACCTAAGTACACACAGTGtttctatttttattcctttacaGCCAGGGCTGGATTtgcccaaagttacgctatataggcacctctccattgagcgcccctcctcacttaaGCCACCCTCCCCTTCCCGATTTTAATGATAGCCTCttgcatgaggtaaggttcggaaaataggaataaacagatatatggctgacagcattataaatttatgcttgaatttttacacagggaaaacatagacaattcaaaattaaaaacagcttggagtaaaccTAGGtatatgaaacagtttaacttttatgcaactaaaacactttatgcaTACccattccaaaaataatgtcttgCCTAAATTCATACCacaaaaaagaaatgtaaattaaaaaataaaaacattgcgtATTACTGTTACTGAATGAACTGAGGTAGCACGAAATATagtataaattaactaattttaaatcccATGAAGAGCAGTGGtacaaacaacattttcaactgaacaaagcctctaaaatataaatatggccAACGGCAttaaaccaggggggaaattttttgtaaaagagGGTACTTCATAGAGTATTTTAGACTAATTTGAACATTTTACATAACCGaaaatcatcaattttcaaagaaatcttttgtaaatgcatgatttttcaatattttgttctcttttatgaagtGAATTacattattgtgtttttatattcacACCACTGTCCTAGTTATAATGTATCTTACGACTATCGTTTGTTAATGCATGAGTTTTTTACAacattcctaaacctctgtctcaCCATGATAGTCTATCTGGTATCTCCTCTTCTCCTCTGGACTCTCCCACATGTACCTCTACCCTTTTTGATGATTGAATCATGTGTTTCGATGAATATCTAGTTTCTCCTTCAAAAATTCTGCTGCTTACTCTTCCCTTTTATTCCACTTTCCAAAGTAAATTCatctatttcgtttccatccctcccttccacgACTGAGGCCTTCCAGTCTCCCATCtgtgtttgattttttttgctcatGGATAGGCCTCTGCTTTCTCTCGTCTGCATTCAAATATCTTGGTTTTCCTGTTAGTATCCTATGTTTTGTTCTAATAATGTCCTCATCTCCACCATTACATCCTTAGTTGACTTTATTTTCCTAAATCCAAACTCCTGTTAAGGCTTGGTCTCAACTCAATTCAATTTGCAATGGTTATTGTGAAATCCTCAAAGCAATCCCCCCTACCCTACAGCTATTGAAGCGGCTGTAAATATTTGCTGACTACTTCCTTGCCCTTCAGTATTTCATGTGGATAACAGTGTTAGTAAATTTGTAAATCGTCTGCATGAAGGTGATAATGGCAGTTTGTTACCACATGAGGTAAGTATATCATGAAGATCAAGAAGAGCAGCGGACCAAAAATCAATCTCTGTTGCCAGGACTATCACCTAGGAAATAGTTTTTAGGAGTCATATGTTAGAAGTTTTGTCAGGGGTCAAAGTTCAGTTTGCCACTCCTGCCCCCATCTCCTCATACCCCATTACtccccccaccactaaaatataatccGGAAGCTTTTTTAAGATCTGGTAGTTGACATTACACACCTTGtttttgctattaagaagttttattgatattagtgtttaacaatttataaattaatatttattgttgaaaattaaatattttttaaaataaagtttcaaatttttctgCCCGCTGAAATCTGCCGCCTGGGACATGTGCCATGCCCTAGTTTGGGGCATGCCTGTGACATGCCAGATGAAACAGAGGCGGAGGAAGATACAGGTAGCTTCCAATCAGGGATTTTTTACATCATGCTGAGGCTAAAGGAGATGACATTTAAACCATAACAGagcatattatgaaaatttcatgttttctaatCAAGAGAGAAATGTACTACGATTTACTTAGTCAAATGCTTCAGAAAAGTCAAGAAGTACCATCGCAGTGACtctttttttgtcaatttatgATCTGATGTGGTCGGTTATTGTAATGAGTGCTGTTTGGTTGGTTTAGCCTTTTTGGAATCATGATTGATATTCATCAAGGGTATTTGTTTGTAAAAGATTCAGTACCACTTTAC from Ischnura elegans chromosome 7, ioIscEleg1.1, whole genome shotgun sequence encodes the following:
- the LOC124162095 gene encoding translation machinery-associated protein 16 homolog produces the protein MGKKNIQGQKLVHPNSRKTKSLVKTLKKISNRKKSKHNHEMRQNVLGEKILWFRDNLPSQEKLTPQATMDIIEKYLHRFDDELEVISAKQSMGGHRQRQHASRQDVINHTIEREREEFMTCGIEVPSMMDSEGMKKLVEWNGELRFIQNLKLARISHKNLLKDVPLEGNST